The proteins below are encoded in one region of Bernardetia sp.:
- a CDS encoding DUF2071 domain-containing protein — MKIPTITGLIERRILINYQIDAQVLEKYLPKPFHPKIVKEKGIAGICLIRLKEVRPTGFPKFIGVSSENGAHRIAVEWTDKEGVMREGVFIPRRDTSSKLNSWAGNKVFSGVHYLANFDVKEENNHYQVSFISKDETSLSIKAKPTHNWNSESVFESIEEASDFFEQGRLGYSPIPNKDCFDGLELQTDNWKVHPLEVENVHSSFFEDVSIFPKGSIKFDNALLMKNIEHKWIGKKAIKSR; from the coding sequence ATGAAAATACCAACCATTACAGGACTTATAGAAAGACGAATTTTAATCAATTATCAAATTGATGCACAAGTATTAGAAAAATATTTGCCAAAGCCATTTCATCCTAAAATCGTAAAAGAAAAGGGAATCGCAGGCATTTGCCTGATTCGTCTTAAAGAAGTTCGTCCGACTGGTTTCCCAAAGTTTATAGGAGTTTCATCAGAAAATGGAGCGCACAGAATTGCTGTTGAATGGACAGATAAAGAAGGAGTTATGAGAGAAGGAGTTTTCATCCCTCGTAGAGATACCTCTTCCAAACTAAACTCTTGGGCAGGTAATAAAGTATTTTCTGGCGTGCATTATCTTGCTAATTTTGATGTAAAAGAGGAAAACAATCATTATCAAGTTAGTTTCATTAGTAAAGATGAGACTTCTTTGTCTATAAAAGCCAAACCAACTCACAACTGGAACAGTGAAAGCGTTTTTGAAAGTATAGAAGAGGCTTCTGATTTTTTCGAACAAGGAAGGTTAGGCTATTCTCCAATACCTAACAAAGATTGTTTTGATGGCTTAGAACTTCAGACCGATAATTGGAAAGTGCATCCTTTAGAAGTAGAAAATGTTCATTCTAGTTTTTTTGAAGATGTGTCTATTTTCCCCAAAGGTTCTATAAAGTTTGACAACGCACTTCTAATGAAAAATATTGAGCATAAATGGATTGGAAAAAAAGCAATAAAAAGTAGATAA
- a CDS encoding pyruvate carboxylase, translating to MQKETIKKLDRILVANRGEIAIRILRAASELNIRTVAIYTYEDRYSLHRYKADEAYQIGTEDDPLKPYLDIEEIIALAKAKKIDAIHPGYGFLSENVHFASRCREEGIIFIGPQPEVMNQLGDKVAAKIIARRALVPVIEDSQENLTTPEVAAKEAKRIGYPVIIKAAGGGGGRGMRVCHDEATLIKSFKEAKSEAKKAFNDDTIFLEKYIDNPKHIEVQIMADNYGRTVHLFERDCSVQRRFQKVVEVAPSLTLSETTKYALYDYALSIAKEVKYNNVGTVEFLVDAAENIYFIEVNPRVQVEHTITEEVTGIDIVRTQILIAQGYPLTDKRIYIHSQADVPCKGFAIQCRITTEDPANNFKPDFGLIVAYRSADGYGIRLDAGNCYTGARISPFFDPMLIKVSAKGRTLWGAAVRLHRALREFRIRGVKTNIDFLLNVISHPTFQKGEATVKFIDNHPELFEMPRRLDRGTKILRYIAETTVNGNESVKKLDPTKTFRTPKIPDFDKKYQDKFPKGTKDKLEKLGREDFCKWLKKDKAIHYTDTTLRDAHQSLLATRVRPYDMLSVTESFAKNHPEVFSLEMWGGATFDVSMRFLHEDPWERLKNIRKAAPNILLQMLLRGSNAVGYKAYPDNLVIKFIEEAAQNGIDIFRVFDSLNWVEAMKVSIKTIRKHTNSLAEACICYTGDIITNPKGKYNLEYYLDLAKKLEDEGAHILAIKDMAGLLRPYAAELLISKLKETVSLPIHLHTHDTSSIQSATYLKAIEAGVDVVDVALASMSGLTSQPSFNSMVAAMEGHEREQKIYLPKLNAFSNYWEDIREYYYPFESDLKAGTAEVYEHEIPGGQYSNLRPQAESLGLGDKFQEVKKNYAVANELFGDLVKVTPSSKVVGDFALFMTANGYTKADILEKGATMSFPESIKEMMRGDLGQPQGGFPKKVQKLILKKEKPFTERPNAHLEPIDWEKEWKTFKKEFKNANELDLISYLLYPKVFTDFYNTVQEYGDVSILPTKIFFYGIQPNEEIMIDIAEGKTLIVKLRSISQPDEDGMKTVTFDMNGQIRRVRVLDKSLKIEKISNQKASATDEGEIGSPLQGKIAEVLVKEGDTVKAGDSLFIIEAMKMETTVSTPKAGTIKKIVLNGGSMVEQDDLVVVVE from the coding sequence ATGCAAAAAGAAACTATAAAAAAACTAGACCGTATTTTGGTGGCTAACCGTGGTGAAATTGCCATTCGCATTTTACGTGCTGCCTCCGAACTCAATATTCGAACGGTAGCTATCTATACCTATGAAGACCGTTATTCTCTTCACAGATACAAAGCAGATGAAGCCTATCAAATCGGAACAGAAGACGACCCTTTAAAGCCTTACTTGGATATTGAAGAAATTATTGCACTTGCTAAGGCAAAAAAAATAGATGCAATCCACCCTGGATATGGTTTTTTATCAGAGAATGTTCATTTTGCAAGTCGTTGTCGTGAGGAAGGAATTATTTTTATAGGTCCTCAACCAGAGGTAATGAATCAGTTAGGCGACAAAGTAGCTGCAAAAATTATTGCTCGTCGTGCGTTAGTTCCAGTAATCGAAGACAGCCAAGAAAATCTAACTACCCCAGAAGTTGCAGCTAAAGAAGCCAAAAGAATTGGCTATCCAGTCATCATAAAAGCTGCTGGTGGAGGTGGAGGACGTGGAATGCGTGTTTGTCATGATGAAGCCACACTCATAAAATCTTTTAAAGAAGCCAAAAGCGAAGCAAAAAAAGCTTTTAACGATGATACTATTTTCTTAGAAAAATATATAGACAATCCGAAGCATATCGAAGTGCAAATAATGGCTGATAATTATGGCAGAACTGTCCATTTGTTTGAACGTGATTGTTCGGTTCAACGTCGTTTTCAAAAGGTTGTTGAAGTTGCGCCAAGCCTTACCCTTTCAGAAACTACAAAATATGCTTTGTACGATTATGCTTTATCGATTGCAAAAGAAGTAAAATACAACAATGTCGGAACAGTTGAGTTTTTGGTAGATGCAGCTGAAAATATTTATTTCATTGAAGTAAATCCACGTGTGCAAGTTGAACATACTATCACAGAGGAGGTTACAGGCATCGATATTGTTCGCACACAAATTTTGATTGCACAAGGTTATCCACTTACAGACAAAAGAATTTATATTCATAGTCAAGCTGATGTTCCTTGTAAAGGTTTTGCCATTCAGTGTCGTATCACAACAGAAGACCCTGCTAATAATTTCAAACCCGATTTTGGTCTGATTGTCGCCTATCGTTCGGCTGATGGTTACGGAATCCGTTTAGATGCAGGAAATTGTTATACAGGAGCTAGAATTTCTCCGTTTTTTGACCCTATGTTGATTAAAGTTTCGGCAAAAGGGCGTACACTTTGGGGAGCTGCCGTTCGTTTGCATCGTGCTTTGAGAGAATTTAGAATTAGAGGAGTCAAGACAAATATTGACTTTTTGTTGAATGTAATTTCTCATCCGACGTTCCAAAAAGGAGAAGCTACTGTTAAGTTTATAGACAATCATCCAGAGCTTTTTGAAATGCCTCGCCGTTTGGATAGAGGAACAAAAATCTTACGCTACATTGCTGAAACGACTGTCAATGGAAACGAGAGTGTAAAGAAATTAGACCCAACTAAGACATTCAGAACACCAAAAATTCCAGATTTTGATAAAAAATATCAAGATAAGTTTCCAAAAGGAACAAAAGACAAACTAGAAAAACTGGGCAGAGAAGATTTCTGTAAATGGCTTAAGAAAGATAAAGCCATTCATTACACCGATACTACTTTGAGAGATGCTCACCAGTCGCTTTTGGCTACTCGTGTTCGTCCTTATGATATGCTTTCTGTAACAGAAAGTTTTGCTAAAAATCATCCAGAAGTTTTCTCTTTAGAAATGTGGGGAGGAGCAACTTTTGATGTTTCGATGCGTTTTCTGCACGAAGACCCGTGGGAAAGACTAAAAAATATAAGAAAAGCTGCTCCAAATATTTTGTTACAGATGCTACTTCGTGGCTCAAATGCAGTAGGTTATAAAGCCTATCCAGATAATTTGGTTATTAAATTTATAGAAGAAGCTGCTCAAAATGGTATTGATATTTTCCGTGTTTTTGATTCTCTCAACTGGGTAGAAGCCATGAAAGTAAGCATCAAAACGATTAGAAAACACACCAATTCACTTGCTGAAGCCTGTATTTGTTATACTGGTGATATTATTACCAATCCGAAAGGAAAATACAATTTAGAATATTATTTGGATTTAGCTAAAAAATTAGAAGACGAAGGAGCGCATATTTTAGCCATTAAGGATATGGCAGGGCTTCTAAGACCTTATGCTGCCGAACTTTTGATTTCCAAACTCAAAGAAACTGTCAGCTTACCCATCCATTTACACACACACGATACGTCTTCTATTCAATCGGCTACTTATCTGAAAGCGATTGAGGCAGGTGTTGATGTAGTAGATGTTGCTTTGGCTTCTATGTCTGGCTTGACTTCTCAACCTTCTTTCAATTCTATGGTGGCTGCTATGGAAGGACACGAGCGTGAACAGAAAATTTATTTACCAAAACTCAATGCCTTTTCAAATTACTGGGAGGATATAAGAGAATATTATTATCCGTTTGAGTCTGACTTAAAAGCAGGCACAGCAGAAGTTTATGAACACGAAATTCCGGGAGGACAATATTCAAATCTTCGCCCACAGGCAGAGTCTTTAGGTTTGGGAGACAAATTCCAAGAAGTAAAGAAAAATTATGCTGTGGCAAATGAGCTTTTTGGAGATTTAGTAAAAGTAACACCAAGCTCAAAAGTAGTAGGCGATTTTGCTTTATTTATGACTGCAAATGGCTATACAAAAGCTGATATTTTAGAAAAAGGTGCAACGATGTCTTTTCCTGAATCAATAAAAGAGATGATGCGTGGAGATTTGGGGCAACCACAAGGAGGTTTTCCAAAGAAAGTACAAAAACTTATTCTTAAAAAGGAAAAACCTTTTACAGAACGTCCGAATGCACATTTAGAGCCAATAGATTGGGAAAAGGAATGGAAAACGTTTAAGAAAGAGTTTAAAAATGCAAATGAACTAGATTTGATTTCGTATTTACTTTATCCAAAAGTATTTACAGATTTTTATAATACAGTTCAAGAGTATGGCGATGTTTCTATTTTACCTACCAAAATTTTCTTCTATGGCATTCAGCCCAACGAAGAAATTATGATTGATATTGCCGAAGGAAAAACGCTTATTGTAAAACTTCGCTCTATTAGCCAGCCAGATGAAGATGGAATGAAAACAGTTACTTTTGATATGAACGGACAGATTCGTCGTGTCAGAGTATTAGATAAGAGCTTGAAAATTGAAAAAATCAGTAACCAAAAAGCAAGTGCGACTGATGAGGGAGAAATAGGTTCGCCACTTCAAGGAAAAATTGCTGAAGTATTGGTAAAAGAAGGCGATACTGTAAAAGCTGGAGACTCTCTTTTTATCATTGAGGCAATGAAAATGGAAACTACTGTTAGCACACCTAAAGCAGGAACCATCAAGAAAATTGTTTTGAATGGTGGCTCAATGGTAGAGCAAGATGACTTGGTTGTGGTAGTAGAGTAA